The following are encoded together in the Lagopus muta isolate bLagMut1 chromosome 7, bLagMut1 primary, whole genome shotgun sequence genome:
- the LOC125696393 gene encoding uncharacterized protein LOC125696393 isoform X2, with protein MPASGRKRKANFSNDETETLVWNVVRHFSALYGSEALRAHPVRRKQLWTQIQSRVNFLGYTERSIDDLKHKWRDLRLDVKKKITSKKHLPMNRAGGPLHKPRLTPLEKMVASTFLQASHDSEPEIILDPDLFFPGASKQSFMHLQPGVSHPSIYIDTNGQPSSLPDVEGSAAPRLAVQSPDPSVICEYSRGEGQSSSAESGAELRTPDMTAISPSLRNESLVSYASMSEEEEREGREVERGHGGAAGLQPGPEAPMSAEEDMKLSRQAMLIRRCSSQGSVTSLPEDPLNPADAHSDWGHDGASELPALGRAVDSSHPEEQAGGSGPEAGSLPRVLMGPAWEKPPDEDPPARSPLHGGALTEESLPSSASPPGDAPAAPGRGPGCSRLREERRDSWRTNIHHLLDLEEQWDQLYHQELAMWQEERATQREERARDRELQFRLLGVLTDIRDELRYLRQERAGARQSQGPPPEPRPEPGPLLEQPKAEPGFPEPQAANAGWAETAAPGRGPFGNRGRGRRRGRPRGSASRHRRLFLANS; from the exons ATGCCAGCGTCTGGCCGGAAGAGGAAGGCCAACTTCTCCAATGACGAGACCGAGACGTTGGTCTGGAATGTGGTCCGGCATTTCAGCGCCCTGTATGGGTCAGAAGCCCTTCGGGCTCACCCTGTGCGGCGGAAGCAGCTCTGGACCCAAATCCAAAGCCGTGTCAACTTCCTGGGCTACACCGAGCGCTCCATCGACGACCTCAAGCACAAGTGGCGCGACCTGCGGTTGGACGTCAAGAAGAAGATCACCTCCAAGAAGCACCTGCCCATGAACCGCGCCGGCGGGCCGCTCCACAAGCCGCGCCTCACGCCCCTGGAGAAGATGGTGGCTTCCACCTTCTTGCAGGCCAGTCACGACTCGGAGCCCGAAATCATCCTGGATCCAG ATCTGTTCTTCCCCGGTGCATCCAAGCAGTCCTTCATGCACCTGCAGCCCGGCGTGAGCCACCCCAGCATTTACATTGACACCAACGGGCAGCCCTCCTCCCTGCCCGACGTGGAGGGCTCCGCTGCGCCCCGGCTGGCGGTGCAGAGCCCCGACCCCTCGGTCATCTGCGAGTACAGCCGAGGGGAAGGGCAGAGCAGCTCGG cCGAGTCGGGAGCGGAGCTGCGGACTCCGGACATGACAGCCATATCCCCATCCCTGCGCAACGAGTCCCTGGTGTCCTACGCGTCCATGTCGGAGGAGGAGGAACGGGAAGGCCGGGAGGTGGAGAGGGGCCacggcggggcggcggggctgcAGCCCGGACCCGAGGCCCCGATGTCAGCAGAGGAGGACATGAAACTGTCCCGCCAGGCCATGCTGATCCGCcgctgcagctcccagggctCCGTCACCTCCCTGCCCGAGGACCCTCTCAACCCCGCGGACGCTCACTCGGACTGGGGCCACGACGGTGCGTCCGAGCTGCCCGCCCTGGGCCGCGCGGTCGACTCCTCGCACCCCGAGGAGCAGGCGGGGGGCTCGGGCCCGGAGGCGGGCTCTTTGCCCAGGGTACTGATGGGGCCCGCCTGGGAGAAGCCCCCCGACGAGGATCCCCCGGCTCGCTCCCCGCTGCACGGCGGCGCCCTGACCGAGGAGTCGCTGCCCTCCTCCGCCTCTCCCCCAGGCGACGCCCCGGCCGCCCCCGGCCGCGGCCCGGGCTGCTCCCGCCTGCGGGAGGAGCGCCGGGACAGCTGGAGGACTAACATCCATCACCTGCTGGACCTGGAGGAGCAGTGGGACCAGCTGTACCACCAGGAGCTGGCCATGTGGCAGGAGGAGCGAGCCACGCAGCGCGAGGAGCGCGCCCGGGACCGCGAGCTGCAGTTCCGCCTGCTGGGCGTCCTGACGGACATCCGCGACGAGCTGCGCTACCTGCGCCAGGAGCGGGCCGGCGCCCGCCAGAGCCAGGGGCCGCCTCCGGAGCCCCGGCCGGAGCCCGGCCCGCTCCTCGAGCAGCCCAAAGCCGAGCCCGGCTTCCCCGAGCCGCAGGCGGCGAACGCCGGCTGGGCGGAGACCGCCGCGCCCGGCCGCGGCCCCTTCGGTAACCGGGGCCGCGGCCGTCGCAGGGGCCGACCGCGCGGCTCAGCCTCCAGACACAGACGGCTGTTCCTCGCCAACAGCTAG
- the ZNF282 gene encoding LOW QUALITY PROTEIN: zinc finger protein 282 (The sequence of the model RefSeq protein was modified relative to this genomic sequence to represent the inferred CDS: inserted 4 bases in 2 codons): MGRDPKEREAPSVHGRHRRTFGGRASPPSAPGXAAAESPELRAPPSARSPPSPHGAPRGGDAPRLPPPPGXPSAAVPVPPGVGAGPVGGSAPLSRRSPPARPRERMQFPGCPRLLGGAAGPGPQGAPPRGAPGGAPRGGPAPCAASGGPAAPLGSALSPPRPGPGLRGPAQLRGAMAEWAPAQVQEWNVEPPHLMPLQPPLLPERAHVREAQLHSAEASLWTVVATVQAMERKIDLLATRLLSLEGRSGTAEKKLLDCEKTAMEFGNQLESKWAVLGTLIQEYGLLQRRLEHVENLLKNRNFWVLRLPPGPRGEVPKVPVTFVDIAVYFSAEEWKNLEEWQKELYNNLVKENYESLISLDAALSRSDTQPRLERGDVPCVPDQQDLEQREMPADACAEPLISTSDILSRIKQEVAFVGEQQFGEERGMPTDPCAGADALITAHDFLSWIKQEEEPCVREPWELPEREILPGPVPGPGPAGEALLVKMEEQRCPRAEPPEEVLPGASGELLFPAPSFGTPEGQAVPAAAGGNAAAQHRLSKALSAEPGPAAEPVGVPVPVSVSEERPHGCAECGKSFSGKKSLRIHQRSHAAERPYPCAECGKSFNCHSGLVRHQMIHRGERPYKCTECGKCYSRKEHLQNHQRLHTGERPFVCAACGKSFIRKQNLLKHQRIHTGERPYQCPACGRSFRYKESLKDHQRVHGAEAGPPPPPQPPGLPPGD; the protein is encoded by the exons ATGG ggagggaCCCGAAGGAGCGCGAGGCGCCCTCGGTTCACGGCCGGCACCGCCGCACCTTTGGCGGCCGAGCGTCCCCTCCTAGCGCTCCGGG AGCCGCGGCGGAGAGCCCGGAGCTGCGGGCACCGCCGTCCGCCCGCTCCCCGCCGTCCCCGCACGGGGCGCCCCGGGGCGGCGATGCGCCGCGGTTGCCGCCTCCCCCCGG TCCCAGCGCCGCGGTGCCGGTGCCGCCCGGTGTCGGTGCCGGGCCGGTAGGCGGCAGTGCTCCGCTCTCtcgccgctccccgcccgctCGGCCCCGGGAGCGGATGCAGTTCCCCGGCTGCCCCCGGCTGctcggcggggcggcggggcccggcccgCAAGGCGCTCCCCCCCGCGGCGCTCCCGGCGGCGCTCCCCGCGGCGGCCCCGCTCCGTGCGCGGCGTcgggcggccccgcggccccgctcGGCAGCGCTCTCTCCCCGCCTCGGCCCGGTCCCGGCCTGCGGGGCCCGGCGCAGCTCCGCGGGGCCATGGCGGAGTGGGCTCCCGCACAG GTGCAGGAGTGGAACGTGGAACCCCCCCACCTGATGCCTCTGCAGCCACCGCTGCTCCCAGAGCGGGCGCACGTGAGGGAGGCACAGCTGCACTCAGCCGAGGCGTCGCTGTGGACGGTGGTGGCCACAGTGCAGGCGATGGAGAGGAAGatcgacctgctggccacccggctgctcagcctggagggCCGCTCGGGAACGGCCGAGAAGAAACTCCTGGACTGTGAGAAAACCGCCATGGAGTTTGGCAACCAGCTGGAGAGCAAATGGGCCGTGCTGGGCACCCTCATCCAGGAGTACGGGCTGCTGCAGCGGCGGCTGGAGCACGTGGAGAACCTGCTGAAGAACAGGAACTTCTGGGTGCTGCGCCTGCCCCCCGGCCCCCGCGGGGAGGTGCCCAAG GTGCCGGTGACGTTTGTTGACATCGCCGTCTACTTCTCGGCGGAGGAGTGGAAGAATTTGGAGGAGTGGCAGAAGGAGCTGTACAACAACCTGGTGAAGGAGAACTACGAGTCGCTCATCTCCCTGG ATGCGGCACTGTCCAGGAGTGACACACAGCCCCGGCTGGAGCGTGGGGACGTGCCCTGCGTCCCCGATCAGCAGGACCTGGAGCAGCGCGAGATGCCGGCAGATGCCTGTGCGG AGCCGCTGATCTCCACCTCCGACATCCTGTCCCGGATCAAGCAGGAGGTGGCATTTGTTGGGGAGCAGCAGTTTGGGGAGGAGCGGGGGATGCCCACCGACCCCTGTGCAG GTGCAGACGCCCTGATCACAGCTCACGACTTCTTGTCGTGGATCAAGCAGGAGGAGGAACCGTGCGTCAGGGAACCCTGGGAGCTGCCAGAGAGGGAAATCCTGCCTGGTCCCGTCCCTGGTCCTGGCCCCG CCGGTGAGGCGCTGCTGGTGAAGATGGAGGAGCAGCGCTGTCCCCGCGCCGAGCCCCCCGAGGAAGTGCTGCCGGGCGCCTCGGGCGAGCTGCTCTTCCCAGCCCCGAGCTTTGGGACCCCGGAGGGACAGGCCGTGCCGGCGGCGGCCGGGGGCAACGCGGCAGCGCAGCACAGACTGAGCAAAGCGCTGAGCGCCGAACCGGGGCCGGCGGCCGAGCCGGTGGGGGTCCCGGTGCCGGTGTCGGTGTCGGAGGAGCGTCCGCACGGCTGCGCCGAGTGCGGGAAGAGCTTCAGCGGGAAGAAAAGCCTCCGCATCCACCAGCGCAGCCACGCGGCCGAGCGGCCGTACCCGTGCGCCGAGTGCGGCAAGAGCTTCAACTGCCACTCGGGGCTGGTGCGGCACCAGATGATCCACCGCGGCGAGCGGCCCTACAAGTGCACCGAGTGCGGGAAGTGCTACAGCCGCAAGGAGCACCTGCAGAACCACCAGCGGCTGCACACCGGGGAGCGGCCCTTCGTCTGCGCCGCCTGCGGGAAGAGCTTCATCCGCAAGCAGAACCTGCTCAAGCATCAGCGCATCCACACGGGCGAGCGGCCCTACCAGTGCCCTGCCTGCGGCCGCAGCTTCCGCTACAAGGAGTCCCTCAAGGACCACCAGCGCGTGCACGGGGCCGAAGCCGGacccccgccgccgccgcagccccCCGGGTTGCCCCCCGGAGATTAG
- the LOC125696393 gene encoding uncharacterized protein LOC125696393 isoform X1 codes for MDASGAVASAPSSAAPSGSRSPMFPPGADREEWGPRFNCAPSTSAAASQAMPASGRKRKANFSNDETETLVWNVVRHFSALYGSEALRAHPVRRKQLWTQIQSRVNFLGYTERSIDDLKHKWRDLRLDVKKKITSKKHLPMNRAGGPLHKPRLTPLEKMVASTFLQASHDSEPEIILDPDLFFPGASKQSFMHLQPGVSHPSIYIDTNGQPSSLPDVEGSAAPRLAVQSPDPSVICEYSRGEGQSSSAESGAELRTPDMTAISPSLRNESLVSYASMSEEEEREGREVERGHGGAAGLQPGPEAPMSAEEDMKLSRQAMLIRRCSSQGSVTSLPEDPLNPADAHSDWGHDGASELPALGRAVDSSHPEEQAGGSGPEAGSLPRVLMGPAWEKPPDEDPPARSPLHGGALTEESLPSSASPPGDAPAAPGRGPGCSRLREERRDSWRTNIHHLLDLEEQWDQLYHQELAMWQEERATQREERARDRELQFRLLGVLTDIRDELRYLRQERAGARQSQGPPPEPRPEPGPLLEQPKAEPGFPEPQAANAGWAETAAPGRGPFGNRGRGRRRGRPRGSASRHRRLFLANS; via the exons ATGGATGCCTCGGGGGCCGTTGCTTCGGCTCCCTCCTCCGCGGCTCCCTCGGGCTCCCGCAGCCCCATGTTTCCCCCAGGAGCTGACAGAGAGGAGTGGGGACCGAGGTTCAATTGTGCCCCTTCCACCTCTGCCGCAGCCTCGCAGGCGATGCCAGCGTCTGGCCGGAAGAGGAAGGCCAACTTCTCCAATGACGAGACCGAGACGTTGGTCTGGAATGTGGTCCGGCATTTCAGCGCCCTGTATGGGTCAGAAGCCCTTCGGGCTCACCCTGTGCGGCGGAAGCAGCTCTGGACCCAAATCCAAAGCCGTGTCAACTTCCTGGGCTACACCGAGCGCTCCATCGACGACCTCAAGCACAAGTGGCGCGACCTGCGGTTGGACGTCAAGAAGAAGATCACCTCCAAGAAGCACCTGCCCATGAACCGCGCCGGCGGGCCGCTCCACAAGCCGCGCCTCACGCCCCTGGAGAAGATGGTGGCTTCCACCTTCTTGCAGGCCAGTCACGACTCGGAGCCCGAAATCATCCTGGATCCAG ATCTGTTCTTCCCCGGTGCATCCAAGCAGTCCTTCATGCACCTGCAGCCCGGCGTGAGCCACCCCAGCATTTACATTGACACCAACGGGCAGCCCTCCTCCCTGCCCGACGTGGAGGGCTCCGCTGCGCCCCGGCTGGCGGTGCAGAGCCCCGACCCCTCGGTCATCTGCGAGTACAGCCGAGGGGAAGGGCAGAGCAGCTCGG cCGAGTCGGGAGCGGAGCTGCGGACTCCGGACATGACAGCCATATCCCCATCCCTGCGCAACGAGTCCCTGGTGTCCTACGCGTCCATGTCGGAGGAGGAGGAACGGGAAGGCCGGGAGGTGGAGAGGGGCCacggcggggcggcggggctgcAGCCCGGACCCGAGGCCCCGATGTCAGCAGAGGAGGACATGAAACTGTCCCGCCAGGCCATGCTGATCCGCcgctgcagctcccagggctCCGTCACCTCCCTGCCCGAGGACCCTCTCAACCCCGCGGACGCTCACTCGGACTGGGGCCACGACGGTGCGTCCGAGCTGCCCGCCCTGGGCCGCGCGGTCGACTCCTCGCACCCCGAGGAGCAGGCGGGGGGCTCGGGCCCGGAGGCGGGCTCTTTGCCCAGGGTACTGATGGGGCCCGCCTGGGAGAAGCCCCCCGACGAGGATCCCCCGGCTCGCTCCCCGCTGCACGGCGGCGCCCTGACCGAGGAGTCGCTGCCCTCCTCCGCCTCTCCCCCAGGCGACGCCCCGGCCGCCCCCGGCCGCGGCCCGGGCTGCTCCCGCCTGCGGGAGGAGCGCCGGGACAGCTGGAGGACTAACATCCATCACCTGCTGGACCTGGAGGAGCAGTGGGACCAGCTGTACCACCAGGAGCTGGCCATGTGGCAGGAGGAGCGAGCCACGCAGCGCGAGGAGCGCGCCCGGGACCGCGAGCTGCAGTTCCGCCTGCTGGGCGTCCTGACGGACATCCGCGACGAGCTGCGCTACCTGCGCCAGGAGCGGGCCGGCGCCCGCCAGAGCCAGGGGCCGCCTCCGGAGCCCCGGCCGGAGCCCGGCCCGCTCCTCGAGCAGCCCAAAGCCGAGCCCGGCTTCCCCGAGCCGCAGGCGGCGAACGCCGGCTGGGCGGAGACCGCCGCGCCCGGCCGCGGCCCCTTCGGTAACCGGGGCCGCGGCCGTCGCAGGGGCCGACCGCGCGGCTCAGCCTCCAGACACAGACGGCTGTTCCTCGCCAACAGCTAG
- the LOC125696390 gene encoding tigger transposable element-derived protein 3-like, translating to MAGEERGGVGGAKCALPAPAAGVARCGAVRCGPMKEERDQLGTVGRWLQKDGRREEPSAVPAWERRCGGRGPGPGAGDAGLSLTESAGTQPGPECSECGLGATRRTGAGPRAAAGPRAGTGQPPARSTAGSCPVPCGACGRGPAPEPSTPRKERKELSLTEKVRVLEMLEGPKVSQSELAKRFGVSQPQICRIIKNKERILSEWQRNGNPERKRKREGKEGAVEAALLRWVQGARAAELPISSALLQLKAKHLAEALGTPGFEPSGSWLTRFKLRHNVALEKPTLVQDGGAEHQSSLPELLRSYAPSEVYSCGETEVQLRADGERLTLLLCTNADGSEKAALRAVGRVARPLCLRGINLRSMPWSYRGGGRLSATLFAEWLQDFNEEMQRKGKSVLLLVEEREEHPYLQLSNVRMVFIPPTAVLAQPLHRGIARDLKGHYRRRLLTQIPAARGSEPPTLLDALHMLAQAWGDVRPGLITSCFRAASFSPNSCPDALLAPVWLGQEELESFGLMDEGLERLADADTAEAEDWDRGMEEGEDSGEPVTVQPCPSEPEVWDSLATLRRFLECRATSPDLLQMFYTLQDAVHTVSAGAEPALLGDSHPKQ from the exons ATGGCAGGAGAGGAGCGGGGGGGGGTGGGCGGGGCTAAGTGCGCGCTCCCGGCGCCGGCAGCCGGGGTCgcgcggtgcggtgcggtgcggtgcggccCCATGAAGGAGGAGCGCGATCAGCTGGGCACCGTCG GGCGCTGGCTGCAGAAGGACGGGCGGAGGGAGGAACCCAGCGCCGTGCCGGCGTGGGAGCGGCGCTGCGGCGGCCGCGGGCCGGGCCCCGGTGCGGGTGATGCGGGGCTGAGCCTCACCGAGAGCGCCGGGACCCAGCCGGGGCCCGAGTGCTCCGAGTGCGGCCTCGGCGCCACGCGGAGGACcggggcggggccgcgggcCGCGGCTGGGCCGCGGGCCGGCACGGGGCAGCCGCCGGCGCGCAGCACGGCTGGGAGCTGCCCGGTCCCGTGTGGTGCCTGCGGCCGAGGCCCGGCCCCGGAGCCCTCGACGCCCCGCAAGGAGCGCAAGGAGCTGTCGCTGACGGAGAAGGTGCGCGTGCTGGAGATGCTGGAAGGCCCCAAGGTGTCCCAGAGCGAGCTGGCCAAGCGCTTCGGAGTGTCACAGCCGCAGATCTGCCGCATCATTAAGAACAAGGAGAGGATCCTAAGTGAGTGGCAGCGCAACGGCAACCCCGAGCGCAAGCGCAAGAGGGAGGGCAAGGAGGGAGCGGtggaggctgctctgctgcgGTGGGTGCAGGGCGCCCGCGCCGCCGAGCTGCCCATCAGCAGcgcgctgctgcagctgaaggccAAGCACCTGGCTGAGGCGCTGGGCACGCCAGGCTTCGAGCCCAGTGGCAGCTGGCTGACACGCTTCAAGCTGCGCCACAACGTCGCCCTCGAGAAGCCGACGCTGGTGCAGGATGGTGGGGCCGAGCACCAGAGCTCACTGCCCGAGCTGCTGCGCAGCTACGCGCCCTCGGAGGTGTACAGCTGTGGGGAGACTGAGGTTCAGCTGAGAGCTGATGGCGAGAGGCTGacgctgctgctctgcaccaaTGCTGACGGCTCGGAGAAGGCGGCGCTGCGGGCGGTGGGGCGCGTGGCCCGTCCCCTGTGCCTGCGTGGCATCAACCTGCGGAGCATGCCGTGGAGTTACCGCGGTGGCGGCCGCCTGAGCGCCACGCTGTTTGCCGAGTGGCTGCAGGACTTCAATGAGGAGATGCAGCGCAAGGGAAAGAGCGTCCTGCTGCTCGTTGAGGAGCGCGAGGAGCACCCCTACCTCCAGCTGTCCAACGTCCGGATGGTCTTCAttcctcccacagctgtgctggcacagcccctGCACCGTGGCATCGCCAGGGACCTGAAGGGCCACTACCGGCGCCGGCTGCTGACCCAGATCCCAGCGGCACGTGGCTCAGAGCCGCCCACCCTGCTGGATGCCCTGCACATGCTGGCACAAGCGTGGGGTGACGTGCGCCCGGGCCTCATTACCAGCTGCTTCCGTGCCGCCAGCTTCAGCCCCAATAGCTGCCCTGATGCGCTGCTGGCACCTGTCTGGCTCGgccaggaggagctggagagcTTTGGGTTGATGGATGAGGGGCTGGAGCGCCTTGCGGATGCTGACACGGCCGAGGCAGAGGACTGGGACAGGGGTATGGAGGAGGGCGAGGACTCTGGGGAGCCAGTGACAGTGCAGCCGTGCCCCTCAGAGCCTGAGGTGTGGGACAGCCTGGCCACGCTGCGGCGGTTCCTGGAGTGCCGAGCCACCTCGCCGGACCTCTTGCAGATGTTCTACACGCTGCAGGATGCTGTACACACAGTGTCAGCGggggcagagccagcactgctgggggaCAGCCATCCCAAGCAGTGA